CCTGGGCAGGGCTAGAGGCCGAGGCCATGCCTGAGGAGATGCAAAGACTCTCCCCGGGGGGACACTGACCGATCTCGGGGTTGCTGCCCGTGCGCTGATTCAACACGGCCATCACGGGCTGCCCAGGTACCTCGTCCACCTGGTCCCTGTGAGACGGGACGGGGGGACACACGGGGTCTCTGCACTGCTGACCCAGCACCTGGGGgagctctcctgccctccccctctgGGGAGGGGTCTCCTCTGTGCTGCCCTCTAACTGCTCATTACCCCCAGAAGTCTCAGCGGTAACATGTAAAAACATTCCTGCGGTAGCCACGTAAAGTCCCGGGACAAACACACAGCTAATCCCTTCCTGGGTGTGACCCGGGGTGTGCCCAGCGCCAGCCGCGCACGTGGCCCTCTGCCCACGTCAGCAGCCCGGCacctcccggctcccggctcggggctgggggcagccatgCCGCGTGGCCACCCGGCCCCCAGCCGAGGGCCTCGCCCGCCTGCACCGGGCACAGCAGCCGCCGGCTCCTCTTCTCCATGTGGACCTAGCTCGGCTCCTTCCCCTAACAAAGGGTCCCGGGCGGGGGCCATgggtggggcgggggaagccatctGGGCTCGCTGGGCAAACAGGGAAGATTATAAGAGCACCCCCGGCAGAGGGAGCCACGCATTCTCCAGGTCGCCCTTGGCGCAGCCGGCCACGGACATGGACACCcgcggcccctggctcctggcgatGCTTCTCCTCCCAGGGCTGTGTGCCCTGGCCAGCGCCGAGAAGCCTTGTAAGTGGACCTCCGGGCCGCGTCTCCCGTCTCCGCAACGGGGCATGCGGGCCAGGGAGCCTGGAGTGTGTGCCCGGGTGTGAGGGTGGGAATGAGGCTCTCGCCTTCTGCAGCCCCCAACCCAAGCTGGTGTCTGCTCCCTCCGGTCTCCTCGGAAGGGAAAAGGCAGGTGCACcttcggggtggggggcaggtggggagtAGCTACAGCAGCATCCTGAGATTGGAGATGGGGTGGGGTCTTCATCTCCAGTGGCTGGGAGTGGGTGGAGAAGGGCAGCAAGGCTCTGTGCAGGGCCAAGGGTCAGCCCCACCCAGGCCCTCGGAGAGGCCGTTTGCCAGCTTCACCTTGGACTTTGCCTGCACCCATCTGTACCCTTTTTCCCCCATTAAAGGAATCAGATGTTTAGCAAAGGCCAGTGAGCTCCTCGGGAGGAAACAGCACACGCAAACACAGCCAGATAAGGCTCTGGGTGGCCCTGGTGGCAACAGGACAAGGATGGGGTCCCTTGGATCCCCTGAGCCCAGGGGCTCTGAGCAGGGCTGAGGGAGGTCTCCCCACAGCTGCCTGCCGCTGCTCGAGGCTGGAGCCCAAGAACAGGAAGAACTGCGGCTACCCCGGCATCACCAGTGAGCAGTGCTTCGAAGGCGGCTGCTGCTTCGACTCCAGCGTCCTCGGGGTCCCCTGGTGCTTCCACCCCCTCCCAGTGCAAGGTAACCTTTGGGGGAAGCTGGGCCCTCCTCCTGGGCTGATGGTCAGGAGCCCGGGACCTACTCCACAGGAAGAAGCCAGAGCAGGTTCTCGGCCACTGGGCCAGAGCGAGCCCAGGGCTGGTCTGGAGCGAGCCCGGCCAGCAGAGAGGAGGCGATGCCCCCAGCTGCACGCCCACAGACGTGCTCCCCAGACTTGTGTGAACCCTCGGGCTTGCTGTCTGTGAAAGAGGGAACCCCAGGGCCCCTCTAGCTTCCGATGTGGggctgaaggaggctcctggggcGCGGGCAGGGCCTTGGCGACATCACGGCTGGCCGTCCCCAAAGGAGAAGGAAGTGAGCTAGCACCCCGAGGTCCTCTGGAGGGTGGGCTTCATCCCAAGGTGCAGCACCTTGATGCCTGGAGTGTGCACAGACCTTGGCCGGATCCTCCCGGCCACGCTCCCCCCCGGGAGCCATCTCTGCCCCGCACGTGGCTCAGCAGCTCCTGGGCTCTGACGGGCAGCTAGGAAGGACTTAGCGAGGGCCGTCCACTGAGACGCCATCTGGGCATCAGCACGTCGACGAAATGCTTCATGGCCTTAAAACTGTTCTCGAACCTCTTCTCCTGCGAGAGCATCGAGTCCGGAGAGGGACAGAGCGAACTTTCCAGGGCCCCGCCCAGCGGATCTGACTGGTGGTGACCCCagccgctgggtcactcctccgGGGAGGGCTGGCCAGCTGACCACAGGCGCCGGCCCTTAGCAGCCTCGGGGTGTCTTAGTCCCAAGCAATGCCACCTCCATGCAGCCCCCCAGGATACACCGAGGCTGGGAGCCCAGCACGTTCCCGGCGGGAGGCTGGGAATGAGGGTGTTCTTGAGGCTGCTGGCCTAACGGAGTCTCCTTGTCACTCCTTTCCCGCGGCCAGATTCGGAGCAGTGTGTCATGGAAGTCTCAGCTCGCAAGAACTGCGGCTACCCGGGCATCAGCGCCGCAGACTGCGCCTCCCGGAACTGCTGCTTCTCCAACACCACCCCGCAGGTGCCCTGGTGTTTCTTCCCGCAATCCGTGGAAGGTAAAGTCCGCTCAGGACGGGCCCTGCTGGCTCCCGCACACAGCCGGTGTCTCGGAGGTGGCGGCGCGGGGCCCTCAACGCGGGGGATAAGCGTGTGCTGTGTGGCCAGCCCAGAAAGCAGGGTCAGCACGTGGCCCACAGCGACAGCAGCCTCCCGCCTGTGCGCTGCGCCCGCACTGCCTGCCTCGGCGTCTGAGGGTGTGGACGCAGCAGCGTCTCCACAGCCCCGCCCCGGTCTCTGCAGAGCCGGGGGCGTTGCCTATGTTGTTGCAACTTCATTACCATATCTGGATGCCGCCGAGTGCGCTGGCTGTGCCaggctccagggctgggctggaaagAAGCAGGCTTGGTCCTGCCGCTCTggcctcaccccctcccccaggtgcACACGTGTCACCTGGAGTGGATCTTGGGAGAGCCCCGTCCCCAGGTGTGCACCTGTCCACCTGCCCGTCCCTTAGTAGTCGTGGGTTCCCGACACAGTTTGGCAATGGAAGGAGAAGACCAGTCACCTCCAAAATGCAGGCAGAGCGTGTGCCTGTGCGTGGTGGGCGCCACGCCCCGTCTGTGGGATCCCGGTGCCCCCAAGGCACCGCAGGAATCGTGGGAGTTCCTGGGACCTGAAGGTCCCCCTGGGAAACAGCCACCTTTTGGGGGAGTGGCCTCACAGAGCACCCTCCGGCTGGGGCCTCTGTCCCCGCACCTGGTGGGGCTGAGCTGTtagggcagggacccagcccctcccctccgtgCTGACCTCATTGCTCTCCACCCTAGACTGCCATTACTGAGGCCGGGCTGCCGAGACCCCGACCGGCTCTCAATGTCCCGAGACACTGGAGCAAACCCCGCGTCCTGTCGGCTCCACGGCTCGTGAACCCCTTTTCTGTCTTATGCTTTTCAGTGGTATGACGTCTTCAAATAGAGACAAAGT
Above is a genomic segment from Lepus europaeus isolate LE1 chromosome 2, mLepTim1.pri, whole genome shotgun sequence containing:
- the TFF2 gene encoding trefoil factor 2, translating into MDTRGPWLLAMLLLPGLCALASAEKPSACRCSRLEPKNRKNCGYPGITSEQCFEGGCCFDSSVLGVPWCFHPLPVQDSEQCVMEVSARKNCGYPGISAADCASRNCCFSNTTPQVPWCFFPQSVEAPSGGLSTSAPACSLHDRRSLTTARHCPAGGASSHGDS